The following coding sequences lie in one Pseudarthrobacter phenanthrenivorans Sphe3 genomic window:
- a CDS encoding APC family permease, with protein MLTILNAAKRVLVGRPFRNDRLSHTLLPKRIALPVFASDALSSVAYAPDEILLTLALAGVSAVAFSPWVGLAVMVVLLTVVASYRQNVHAYPSGGGDYEIAGENLGKYAGLTVASALLVDYVLTVAVSMSSAATYLTTAVPALHGQQAIIATIGVVILALVNLRGVKEAGTLFAVPTYIFMASILGMTAVGLIQAATGRLGQAPSAAFTIVPAPGFDEGLVGLAGAFLLLRAFSSGAAALTGVEAISNGVPNFRPPKSKNAATTLLLLGVIGATMLAGIMFLASATKVHIVLDPATEFLLNGSPLPEGYIQTPAISQIAQTIFGPGSLLFYIVVAATGVILVFAANTAFNGFPVLGSILAQDGYLPRQLRTRGDRLAFSNGVLALAAGALVLILAFNADVTKLIQLYIVGVFISFTASQLGMIRHWGRRLKLERDKAVRRRMAKSRVINSIGFGMTALVLVIVLVTKFEQGAWIALLAMFVLFLIMWSIRAHYDNVARELAVDEDSSPRALPTRVHAVLLVSHVRKPVLRALAYARASRPSRLDAVTVDIDAEETAQTVADWEKLEIPVPLTVLASPYRETVTPIMEYVKQMRRDSPRDLIVVYIPEYVVGKWWEQLVHNQTALRIKTRLHFEPGVMVASVPWQLKSSEEAKNLQDVQ; from the coding sequence GATCCTGCTCACCCTCGCTCTGGCCGGCGTCAGCGCCGTAGCGTTCTCGCCCTGGGTGGGGCTGGCGGTCATGGTGGTCCTGCTGACGGTTGTGGCCAGCTACCGGCAGAACGTCCACGCCTACCCCTCGGGCGGCGGCGATTACGAGATCGCCGGCGAGAACCTGGGCAAGTATGCGGGGCTCACCGTAGCGTCCGCCCTGCTGGTGGACTACGTCCTGACGGTGGCCGTTTCCATGTCCTCCGCCGCCACGTACCTCACCACCGCCGTTCCGGCCCTCCACGGGCAGCAGGCCATCATCGCCACAATCGGCGTGGTGATCCTCGCACTGGTCAACCTCCGCGGGGTCAAGGAAGCCGGCACACTTTTTGCGGTGCCCACGTATATCTTCATGGCCTCGATCCTCGGCATGACGGCCGTGGGGCTCATCCAGGCTGCCACCGGCCGGCTGGGCCAGGCGCCGTCCGCCGCCTTCACCATCGTCCCGGCCCCCGGGTTCGATGAAGGGCTGGTCGGCCTTGCGGGCGCTTTCCTGCTGCTCCGGGCGTTCTCCTCTGGCGCTGCAGCGCTGACCGGCGTCGAAGCCATCAGCAATGGAGTGCCCAACTTCCGGCCGCCGAAGAGCAAAAACGCTGCCACCACGCTGCTGCTCCTTGGGGTTATCGGTGCCACCATGCTGGCGGGCATCATGTTCCTGGCCAGCGCCACCAAGGTCCACATCGTCCTGGACCCGGCCACCGAGTTCCTGTTGAACGGCAGCCCGCTCCCCGAGGGGTACATCCAAACCCCCGCCATCAGCCAGATCGCCCAGACCATCTTCGGCCCCGGATCGCTGCTCTTCTACATCGTGGTGGCCGCCACCGGTGTCATCCTGGTGTTTGCCGCCAACACGGCCTTCAACGGTTTCCCGGTGCTGGGGTCCATCCTCGCCCAGGACGGCTACCTCCCGCGGCAGCTGCGGACCCGGGGCGACCGGCTCGCCTTCAGCAACGGCGTCCTGGCCCTCGCCGCGGGCGCGCTGGTGCTCATCCTCGCCTTCAACGCCGACGTCACCAAGCTCATCCAGCTGTACATCGTGGGCGTCTTCATCTCCTTTACTGCCAGCCAGCTGGGGATGATCCGGCACTGGGGCCGCCGGCTCAAGCTGGAACGGGACAAGGCGGTCCGGCGCAGGATGGCCAAGTCCCGTGTCATCAACAGCATCGGCTTCGGCATGACGGCCCTGGTCCTGGTGATCGTGCTGGTCACGAAGTTCGAACAGGGCGCCTGGATTGCCCTGTTGGCCATGTTCGTCCTGTTCCTGATCATGTGGAGCATCAGGGCGCACTATGACAACGTGGCCCGGGAATTGGCCGTGGACGAGGACTCCTCGCCGCGTGCGCTGCCCACCAGGGTGCACGCCGTCCTGCTGGTGTCCCATGTGCGCAAGCCCGTCCTGCGGGCCCTGGCCTATGCCAGGGCGTCCCGCCCGTCCCGCCTTGATGCAGTGACGGTGGACATCGACGCGGAAGAAACCGCCCAGACCGTGGCGGACTGGGAGAAGCTCGAAATCCCCGTGCCGCTGACCGTGCTGGCCAGCCCTTACCGTGAAACGGTCACGCCCATCATGGAGTACGTCAAGCAGATGCGGCGGGACTCGCCCCGCGACCTGATCGTGGTGTACATCCCCGAATATGTGGTGGGCAAGTGGTGGGAGCAGCTGGTCCACAACCAGACGGCGCTGCGCATCAAAACCCGGCTGCACTTTGAACCCGGCGTCATGGTGGCGAGCGTACCGTGGCAGTTGAAATCATCCGAAGAAGCCAAGAACCTGCAGGACGTGCAATGA